In the Helicobacter typhlonius genome, one interval contains:
- the der gene encoding ribosome biogenesis GTPase Der: protein MKSIAILGKPNVGKSSLFNRLIRQHLAITSPVSGTTRDVKKAHFSISGVEVEIIDTGGLEKTQGLFAKVSEYSKKAALVADMVLYMVDGSIIPQDDDIAYFRTLQREKKPLLLVVNKVDNDKIKQRAWDFSVFGAQEMCFISVQHNRGITLLLESIFDILNLAKEQPLGEHLKEQLEDIDESLEEFLESLDSKPQEEDCIAVGIIGRVNVGKSSLLNALLGTERSVVSEVAGTTIDPVDEEIMLEDKRVKFIDTAGIRRAGKIEGIEKFALSRTNAMLSQSHIAILVLDASESFVELDEKISSLIPKHALGVIVVLNKWDKKYKEYKEIIQEFKHRFPFLSFAPIMTLSALNGRNINKLKAEILKVYERFCFRIPTSALNDVITKATAAHHIPSDHGKIVKIYYATQYDVKPPQIALVSNRPNSLHFSYKRYLINVLRKEFDFSGVPLFLSAKAKNQNDMEQEDKTQNEQERIEQHISKQDTKEQKASKKPKVSKIQKTKPHRRGDKNTRY from the coding sequence ATGAAAAGCATTGCAATTTTAGGCAAACCCAATGTTGGCAAAAGCTCACTTTTTAATAGATTGATTAGGCAGCACTTGGCTATTACTTCGCCTGTGAGTGGCACAACGCGCGATGTGAAAAAGGCACATTTTAGCATTAGTGGCGTTGAAGTGGAGATTATTGACACAGGTGGGCTTGAAAAGACACAAGGGCTTTTTGCTAAAGTAAGTGAATATTCTAAAAAGGCTGCATTAGTGGCGGATATGGTGCTATATATGGTTGATGGAAGCATTATCCCACAAGATGATGATATAGCTTATTTTCGCACATTACAGAGAGAGAAAAAGCCACTTTTGCTTGTCGTAAATAAAGTAGATAATGATAAAATCAAGCAGAGGGCGTGGGATTTTAGCGTCTTTGGAGCGCAGGAGATGTGCTTTATTTCTGTGCAACATAATCGTGGCATAACTCTTTTACTTGAGAGTATTTTTGATATATTGAATCTTGCCAAAGAGCAGCCTTTGGGAGAGCATTTAAAGGAACAACTTGAGGATATAGATGAGAGTTTGGAGGAGTTTTTAGAATCTTTGGATTCTAAGCCGCAAGAGGAGGATTGCATAGCGGTTGGGATTATTGGACGCGTAAATGTCGGCAAGAGTTCACTTTTGAATGCGCTTTTAGGCACAGAGAGAAGCGTAGTGAGCGAGGTAGCTGGGACAACTATCGACCCTGTCGATGAGGAGATAATGCTAGAGGATAAAAGAGTGAAATTTATCGATACAGCAGGGATTAGGAGGGCAGGGAAAATAGAGGGTATTGAAAAGTTTGCCCTCTCTCGCACAAATGCAATGCTTTCTCAAAGCCATATTGCGATTTTAGTCCTTGATGCAAGTGAGAGTTTTGTCGAATTAGATGAAAAAATTAGCTCTCTTATTCCTAAACACGCTTTGGGTGTGATTGTGGTGCTAAACAAATGGGACAAAAAGTATAAAGAATACAAAGAAATAATCCAAGAATTTAAGCATAGATTCCCTTTTCTCTCTTTTGCACCGATAATGACACTAAGTGCGCTTAATGGGCGCAATATCAATAAGTTGAAAGCGGAGATTCTAAAAGTATATGAGCGATTTTGCTTTAGAATCCCAACAAGTGCGCTTAATGATGTTATCACTAAAGCCACTGCCGCACATCATATCCCAAGCGACCACGGCAAAATAGTAAAAATTTATTATGCAACACAATATGATGTGAAACCCCCGCAAATCGCCCTTGTAAGCAACCGCCCAAATAGTTTGCACTTTAGCTATAAGCGATATTTGATTAATGTATTACGTAAGGAATTTGATTTTAGCGGTGTGCCTTTATTTTTGAGTGCTAAGGCAAAGAATCAAAACGATATGGAGCAAGAGGATAAGACACAAAATGAACAAGAGCGCATAGAACAACATATATCAAAGCAAGATACCAAGGAGCAAAAAGCCTCTAAAAAGCCTAAAGTTTCTAAGATTCAAAAAACTAAGCCACATAGGCGCGGAGACAAGAATACAAGGTATTAA
- a CDS encoding ribose-phosphate pyrophosphokinase, translated as MRGFKIFSGSAHTLFSNELAKFLDVSLSKASINRFSDGEISVRIDESVRGKDIFIIQPTCAPTNDNLMELLIITDALKRSGANSINAVIPYFGYARQDRKASPRVPISARLVANLIEQSGVHRVITMDLHAGQIQGFFDIPVDNLYGSIVFADYLRTKSFENPIIASPDIGGVARARYFADKMGMDLVIVDKKREKANESEVMNIIGDVSGKDVILVDDMIDTAGTMCKAADALKERGAKSVMALGTHPVLSGLALERIAKSSLDEVVVTNSIPLRNSHPKIKVLNVAPLFAEVIRRIYHNESVNSLFI; from the coding sequence ATGCGCGGATTCAAAATTTTTAGCGGTTCAGCCCACACTCTCTTTAGCAATGAACTTGCAAAGTTCCTCGATGTTAGCCTCTCAAAAGCAAGTATTAATCGCTTCAGTGATGGCGAAATTAGTGTGCGTATTGATGAATCTGTGCGTGGCAAGGATATTTTCATTATTCAGCCCACCTGTGCGCCCACAAATGACAATCTTATGGAGCTTCTTATAATCACAGACGCACTTAAGCGAAGTGGAGCAAACAGCATAAACGCAGTGATTCCATATTTTGGTTATGCAAGACAAGACAGAAAGGCTTCACCTCGTGTGCCAATTAGTGCAAGGCTTGTAGCAAACCTCATTGAACAAAGCGGTGTGCATCGCGTAATTACGATGGACTTGCACGCAGGGCAGATTCAAGGATTTTTCGATATTCCTGTGGATAATCTCTATGGCTCGATTGTGTTTGCAGACTACTTACGCACAAAGTCTTTTGAGAATCCTATTATTGCCTCGCCTGATATTGGTGGCGTAGCTCGGGCACGATACTTTGCAGATAAAATGGGTATGGACTTAGTCATAGTAGATAAAAAGCGCGAGAAAGCAAATGAAAGCGAAGTAATGAATATTATCGGCGATGTCAGTGGCAAAGATGTAATTCTTGTCGATGATATGATAGATACGGCTGGGACGATGTGTAAAGCAGCAGACGCGCTAAAAGAGCGTGGGGCAAAAAGTGTAATGGCACTAGGCACACACCCCGTGCTAAGTGGTCTAGCACTTGAACGCATAGCTAAAAGCTCACTTGATGAAGTGGTGGTTACAAACTCTATACCCTTGCGCAACTCTCACCCAAAAATCAAGGTGCTAAATGTCGCCCCACTCTTTGCTGAAGTTATTCGCAGAATCTATCATAATGAAAGTGTAAATTCACTCTTTATTTAA
- a CDS encoding sulfite exporter TauE/SafE family protein, with product MEHIEIATLASIAFFAALGHCIGMCGGIVLAYSASLPKASQDSKCANSKLAFLHQLPFHLSYHCGKITTYCILGFIIGALGYVAMPNENIKSGALLVVGALLVIYGLVVGNFVNLTQYTKMRFSIPSKILIFMRPLIAQSSKWRLFVLGLFNGLLPCGIVYYFLLTAAIAGNGVNGAIVMGIFGLTAMPSLLFLGLISASIQQKRALFLRLSAIMMIIFGVYEMYKASKMLGFLTF from the coding sequence ATGGAACACATTGAGATTGCCACACTAGCGAGTATTGCTTTTTTTGCAGCATTAGGACATTGCATAGGTATGTGTGGAGGCATAGTCTTAGCTTATAGTGCCTCTTTACCCAAAGCCTCGCAGGATTCTAAATGTGCGAATTCTAAACTCGCCTTTTTACATCAACTCCCCTTTCATCTCTCCTATCATTGTGGCAAAATCACAACCTATTGCATTCTAGGCTTCATTATCGGTGCTCTAGGCTATGTAGCTATGCCAAATGAGAATATAAAATCCGGTGCTTTGCTTGTTGTGGGGGCTTTGCTTGTCATATATGGATTGGTAGTGGGGAATTTTGTGAATCTTACACAATATACAAAGATGAGATTTTCTATCCCTTCAAAAATCCTTATCTTTATGCGCCCTCTCATCGCCCAAAGCTCAAAATGGCGACTTTTCGTGCTAGGATTATTCAATGGCTTACTACCCTGTGGCATTGTGTATTATTTTCTACTCACTGCAGCAATAGCAGGAAATGGTGTAAATGGCGCAATTGTTATGGGTATTTTTGGACTAACAGCTATGCCCTCACTTTTGTTTTTGGGGCTTATAAGCGCGAGCATTCAGCAAAAACGCGCACTATTTTTGCGCCTAAGCGCGATAATGATGATAATCTTTGGTGTGTATGAAATGTATAAGGCAAGCAAAATGCTAGGCTTTTTGACATTTTAG
- a CDS encoding D-glycero-alpha-D-manno-heptose-1,7-bisphosphate 7-phosphatase — MQKCAFFDRDGVINKDNGYVYKIEDFFFNDGLFELLKLLKSKNYLLLVITNQSGIARGYYSEADLAKLHQFMQDSIKEKTGFAFDRIYHCPHLPSQNCDCRKPKAGMIESACKDFRIDLSQSFFVGDKITDMECAQNAGINGKFLLGSAEVSDKTLQNIQKIATLQELHSIIDTLG; from the coding sequence ATGCAAAAATGTGCGTTTTTTGATAGGGACGGCGTTATCAATAAAGACAATGGCTATGTGTATAAAATAGAGGATTTTTTCTTTAATGATGGGCTTTTTGAGCTGCTAAAGCTCCTTAAGTCTAAAAATTATTTACTCCTTGTTATTACCAATCAATCTGGTATTGCGCGGGGATATTATAGTGAAGCTGATTTGGCAAAACTTCATCAATTTATGCAAGATTCTATAAAGGAAAAAACTGGCTTTGCTTTTGATAGAATCTACCACTGCCCACATTTGCCAAGCCAAAATTGTGATTGTCGCAAACCAAAGGCAGGAATGATAGAATCTGCTTGCAAAGATTTTCGCATTGATTTATCGCAATCATTTTTCGTAGGGGATAAAATCACAGATATGGAATGCGCACAAAATGCGGGAATAAATGGGAAATTTTTACTAGGAAGTGCGGAAGTATCGGACAAAACACTGCAAAATATCCAAAAAATTGCCACTTTGCAAGAACTACATAGTATAATAGACACATTAGGCTAA
- the rfaD gene encoding ADP-glyceromanno-heptose 6-epimerase has product MKYIYDDLAEKKILITGGAGFIGSNLAFYFQNKHPLAKVYVFDKFRTSECFPSGNPTSLGHFKNLIGFKGEIIVGDITNPNDLQKLKEYDFDIIFHQAAISDTTVQDQKLVMETNYEAFLHLIDLANACQAIMIYASSAGTYGNSSAPNIVGSGEVPENVYGYSKLCMDEYVRNLLQKDPGYPIIGLRYFNVYGDRELYKGKTASMILQLSLQALEHKKVRLFKNGEQKRDFVFIKDVIQANVKAIESPKSGIYNVGSGEARSFNDIIECLKKGLGDFEVEYIDNPYSFFQKHTEADITSAKEFLSYVPRFSLEEGIQAYIPRIQEIFASSR; this is encoded by the coding sequence ATGAAATACATCTATGACGACTTAGCGGAGAAAAAGATTCTCATTACGGGCGGGGCTGGATTCATAGGAAGCAATCTCGCATTTTATTTTCAAAACAAACACCCCCTCGCTAAGGTGTATGTATTCGATAAATTTCGCACAAGTGAGTGTTTCCCAAGTGGCAATCCCACTTCATTAGGGCATTTTAAGAATCTTATAGGATTTAAAGGCGAAATTATTGTAGGAGATATTACAAATCCAAATGATTTGCAAAAACTCAAAGAATATGACTTTGATATTATCTTTCATCAAGCAGCGATTTCAGATACAACAGTGCAAGACCAAAAACTCGTAATGGAGACAAATTATGAAGCATTTTTACACCTCATCGATTTAGCAAATGCTTGTCAAGCCATAATGATTTATGCTTCATCTGCGGGGACTTATGGCAACTCAAGCGCACCAAATATCGTAGGCAGTGGCGAAGTGCCAGAGAATGTATATGGCTACTCAAAACTTTGTATGGACGAATATGTGAGGAATCTCTTACAAAAAGACCCGGGCTATCCAATCATCGGCTTAAGGTATTTTAATGTCTATGGTGACAGGGAGCTGTATAAAGGTAAGACGGCTTCAATGATACTCCAGCTCTCACTCCAAGCCCTCGAACATAAAAAGGTGCGGTTATTCAAAAATGGCGAACAAAAGAGGGATTTTGTGTTTATCAAAGATGTGATTCAGGCAAATGTCAAGGCGATAGAATCTCCAAAGAGCGGTATTTATAATGTCGGTAGTGGCGAGGCGAGAAGTTTTAATGATATTATAGAGTGCTTAAAAAAAGGTTTGGGCGATTTTGAGGTAGAATATATCGATAATCCTTATAGTTTTTTCCAAAAACATACAGAAGCAGATATTACCTCAGCTAAAGAGTTTTTATCCTATGTGCCACGATTTAGTCTTGAAGAGGGCATACAAGCCTATATCCCTAGGATTCAAGAAATCTTTGCAAGTAGTAGATAA
- the rfaE1 gene encoding D-glycero-beta-D-manno-heptose-7-phosphate kinase, translated as MLESKHPKILVVGDLMIDHYIWGSCERISPEAPVQVVDVKDESNRLGGACNVVHNLIALNAQVFVCGIVGNDDAGLWLGDKLESIGVDISYLFVDTSRPTTKKTRIVIANQQVLRVDRESKMPIDSDMQNDIINRLHAVLDEVDCVIISDYNKGLLSKEFTQFIITYAKEHSKPVLCDPKGQDYSKYRGATLLTPNKKEAQIATGITINDEYSLIRAGMALKNQCELDISLITLSEDGIGIFENDTMERIPTRAKEVYDVTGAGDTVIAALGFALSSGYNIIKAAEFANAAAAVVVGKVGSAVATHNEIVEYLHTQTANMQQHIESKIITQDSLPNVLKSLKGSKIVFTNGCFDILHRGHLTYLNHARELGDVLIVGLNDDSSIKALKGKSRPINILQERAFMLAGLECVSYVVSFSENTPLNLIKKILPDVLVKGGDYRGKEVVGSEFAKEVVLIDFVEGYSSSQIIENIKGDKK; from the coding sequence ATGTTAGAATCTAAGCACCCTAAAATCCTCGTGGTTGGGGATTTGATGATTGACCATTATATATGGGGAAGTTGTGAGCGTATCTCTCCAGAAGCCCCTGTGCAAGTCGTTGATGTGAAAGATGAGAGTAATCGGCTTGGAGGAGCTTGTAATGTCGTGCATAATCTCATTGCTTTGAATGCACAAGTCTTTGTGTGTGGCATTGTGGGTAATGATGATGCAGGGTTGTGGCTTGGGGATAAATTAGAATCTATTGGCGTGGATATTTCTTATCTCTTTGTTGATACCTCACGCCCCACGACCAAAAAAACACGCATAGTCATAGCAAATCAACAAGTATTACGCGTGGATAGAGAGAGCAAAATGCCTATAGATTCAGATATGCAAAATGATATTATAAATCGCCTCCACGCCGTGCTTGATGAAGTGGATTGTGTGATTATTTCGGACTACAATAAAGGGCTTTTGAGTAAGGAATTCACGCAGTTTATTATCACTTATGCTAAGGAACATTCAAAGCCTGTTTTGTGCGACCCTAAGGGGCAGGATTATAGCAAATATCGCGGGGCAACCTTGCTTACACCCAATAAAAAAGAGGCACAGATCGCCACAGGCATAACAATAAATGATGAATATTCACTCATTCGCGCGGGTATGGCTCTCAAAAATCAATGTGAGCTTGATATTTCGCTCATCACCCTAAGCGAGGACGGCATAGGCATATTTGAAAACGACACTATGGAGCGCATTCCCACACGCGCAAAAGAAGTCTATGATGTAACAGGAGCTGGTGATACCGTTATCGCCGCATTGGGTTTTGCATTAAGCAGTGGCTACAATATCATAAAGGCTGCAGAGTTTGCAAATGCTGCTGCTGCAGTGGTGGTAGGCAAGGTGGGAAGCGCGGTAGCCACACATAATGAGATAGTGGAGTATCTCCATACACAAACCGCGAATATGCAACAACATATAGAATCTAAAATCATCACACAAGATTCCCTCCCTAATGTCCTTAAAAGCCTCAAGGGAAGCAAGATTGTCTTTACTAATGGTTGCTTTGATATTTTACACAGAGGGCATTTGACTTACTTAAATCACGCACGCGAACTAGGCGATGTGTTGATTGTGGGGCTCAATGATGATAGCTCGATAAAAGCCCTCAAGGGTAAATCTCGCCCTATAAATATCCTGCAAGAGCGCGCCTTTATGTTAGCTGGGCTTGAATGCGTGAGTTATGTGGTAAGCTTTAGCGAAAATACACCGCTTAATCTCATTAAGAAAATTCTCCCCGATGTGCTTGTCAAAGGCGGCGATTATCGTGGTAAGGAAGTCGTGGGGAGTGAATTTGCAAAGGAAGTCGTGCTGATTGACTTTGTGGAGGGCTACTCAAGCTCACAAATCATAGAAAATATTAAAGGAGACAAAAAATGA
- the gmhA gene encoding D-sedoheptulose 7-phosphate isomerase encodes MKTFIESEFNAHLQSVQKIFSLTEQIQKAASLLTQSLAQGGKILICGNGGSAADAQHFAAELTGRYKRERKGIAGIALSVDTSALTAIGNDYGFEFVFSRQVEALAKKGDVLFGISTSGNSANVLQATKVARDMGCAIIGLSGRDGGKLNQTSDINLIMPSDDTPRIQELHILVIHILCDIIEKASME; translated from the coding sequence ATGAAGACATTTATAGAATCTGAATTCAACGCTCATTTACAAAGTGTGCAAAAAATTTTTTCACTCACAGAGCAGATACAAAAGGCTGCTTCTTTACTTACACAATCTCTCGCGCAAGGTGGAAAGATTCTTATTTGTGGTAATGGAGGCAGTGCTGCTGATGCCCAACATTTTGCCGCTGAACTTACCGGTAGATACAAAAGGGAGCGCAAAGGAATCGCAGGCATTGCTCTTAGCGTGGATACCTCTGCACTTACCGCTATTGGCAATGACTATGGCTTTGAGTTTGTATTCTCTCGTCAAGTAGAGGCATTAGCAAAAAAAGGTGATGTGCTTTTTGGTATTTCTACGAGCGGAAACTCTGCAAATGTGCTTCAAGCCACGAAAGTAGCGCGTGATATGGGTTGTGCTATCATCGGGCTAAGCGGGCGCGATGGTGGCAAACTCAATCAAACAAGTGATATTAATCTCATTATGCCAAGTGATGACACGCCTAGAATTCAAGAACTACATATCCTTGTTATACATATTTTATGTGACATTATCGAAAAAGCAAGTATGGAATAA
- a CDS encoding acyl-CoA dehydratase activase, producing the protein MSLTLGIDIGSTTAKVALMDGDEMLFQVYERHYSKVREKSIEIVQKITDIIGDRELKVAISGSAGFGICKATGIDFVQEVFATAGAVRHLVPDADAVIELGGEDAKIIFLTGGTEERMNGSCAGGTGAFIDQMVTLLAITPEEFDEISLKCQKIYPIASRCGVFAKTDVQPLLNQGVNKEDITASIFQAVVDQTITGLAQGRKIEGKILFLGGPLFYYKGLQERFAKTLKLDKEHAIFPDFAQYAVAIGVSLQARNLEKTYTCASLIQTLESSKNAASTNKYLEPLFASQADYDTFIARHESANVKEINIDKAYAANNYQKIDVYIGIDCGSTTTKLVMLDSDNAIIYQYYNSNQGNPVAVISSQLTYIYEHFGDKINIKGSAVTGYGEELIKAAFNLDAGLVETMAHLKAAKYFNPKVDFIIDIGGQDMKCFYIKNQTIDSIMLNEACSSGCGSFIETFAKSMGYDIQSFSKLGLESKHPVELGSRCTVFMNSSVKEAQKEGASIEDISAGLSMSVVKNAIYKVIRARDADDLGKQIVVQGGTFLNNAVLRSFEKEIGREVIRPKISGLMGAFGAALYAKALGLEHSSTMNKEELGQFKHTATASVCKICGNNCHLTINRFGEGKKFISGNRCDKPLGIKKLLFLPNLYDYKLNKLKSLCAYENMDKSRLTKGKIGIPLGLNMYENLPFWHTLLSELGYEVIVSDVSTRKTFALGQHTIPSDTVCYPAKLLHGHIENLLKKGVDKIFYPCMSYSFAGDEKHKDSSTNNYNCPVVAYYPELLNANVDALREVKFFYPYFGLHKKDDFRKKGFEFFKKELGVDKKAFLQAVDKAYEVRNEWLSDIKEQGEKALHFARANKLKAIVLCGRPYHIDPEINHGIDKLINSLGLVVLSEDSVDHLAEAGELHILNQWSYHSRLYNAAAFVSADDNLELVQLVSFGCGIDSITTDEVREILESHGKFYTQLKIDEISNLGAVKIRIRSLLGAMEEKQAQKNTKVLLEKTQILENILI; encoded by the coding sequence ATGAGCTTGACTTTAGGGATTGATATAGGGAGCACAACTGCGAAAGTCGCACTAATGGACGGCGATGAGATGTTGTTTCAAGTATATGAGCGACATTATTCAAAGGTGCGTGAAAAAAGTATAGAAATTGTGCAAAAAATCACAGACATTATCGGTGATAGAGAGTTAAAAGTAGCAATTTCTGGCTCTGCTGGATTTGGTATCTGCAAAGCTACGGGTATTGACTTCGTGCAAGAAGTGTTTGCAACAGCTGGGGCAGTGAGACATCTCGTGCCTGATGCAGATGCAGTCATTGAGTTAGGCGGCGAAGATGCGAAAATCATTTTTTTAACTGGAGGAACAGAGGAGCGAATGAATGGCTCTTGTGCTGGTGGAACAGGAGCATTTATCGATCAAATGGTAACTCTCCTTGCCATTACCCCTGAGGAATTTGATGAAATCTCACTCAAATGCCAAAAAATCTACCCTATAGCCTCGCGTTGCGGTGTGTTTGCTAAAACCGATGTGCAGCCACTTTTGAATCAAGGTGTCAATAAAGAAGATATTACTGCAAGTATTTTTCAAGCTGTCGTGGATCAAACGATTACAGGCTTAGCTCAAGGGCGCAAAATTGAAGGGAAGATTCTCTTTCTTGGAGGACCGCTTTTTTATTATAAAGGCTTACAGGAGCGATTTGCCAAAACTTTAAAACTTGATAAAGAACACGCCATTTTTCCAGACTTTGCGCAATATGCGGTAGCGATTGGCGTCTCACTCCAAGCACGTAATTTGGAAAAAACTTACACCTGTGCTTCACTCATTCAAACATTAGAATCAAGCAAAAATGCTGCCTCTACAAACAAATATCTCGAACCACTTTTTGCTTCACAGGCTGACTATGATACATTTATTGCGCGACACGAAAGTGCGAATGTAAAGGAGATTAATATTGACAAAGCCTATGCAGCAAATAATTACCAAAAAATTGATGTCTATATTGGCATAGATTGCGGAAGCACAACAACAAAACTCGTTATGCTTGATAGTGATAATGCAATCATATATCAATACTATAACTCTAATCAAGGCAATCCGGTTGCTGTCATTAGCTCTCAACTTACCTATATTTACGAGCATTTTGGTGATAAAATAAACATTAAAGGAAGTGCGGTTACAGGCTATGGCGAGGAGCTTATAAAGGCTGCATTTAATCTTGATGCGGGGCTTGTGGAAACAATGGCACATCTTAAGGCTGCTAAATATTTTAATCCTAAGGTAGATTTTATTATTGATATTGGCGGACAGGATATGAAATGCTTTTATATCAAAAATCAAACCATAGATTCTATAATGCTTAATGAAGCGTGTAGCTCGGGTTGTGGAAGCTTTATTGAAACCTTTGCAAAATCTATGGGCTATGATATACAAAGTTTTTCAAAACTTGGTTTAGAATCTAAACACCCTGTAGAGCTTGGAAGTCGCTGCACGGTATTTATGAATAGCTCGGTTAAAGAAGCACAAAAAGAGGGAGCAAGTATTGAGGATATTAGTGCGGGACTTTCTATGAGTGTGGTAAAAAATGCTATTTACAAAGTTATACGCGCACGCGATGCAGACGATTTAGGAAAACAAATTGTCGTGCAAGGTGGGACATTTCTCAACAATGCAGTGCTAAGAAGCTTTGAAAAAGAAATTGGACGCGAGGTTATTCGCCCCAAAATCAGCGGACTTATGGGGGCTTTTGGAGCAGCACTCTATGCAAAGGCTTTAGGTTTGGAGCATTCTAGCACGATGAATAAAGAGGAACTAGGACAATTCAAGCATACCGCAACAGCGAGCGTGTGCAAAATTTGCGGTAATAACTGCCATTTGACAATTAACCGCTTCGGTGAAGGCAAGAAATTTATCTCTGGTAATCGCTGCGACAAGCCACTTGGCATTAAAAAACTCCTTTTCTTGCCAAATCTCTATGATTACAAGCTCAACAAGCTTAAATCACTCTGCGCCTATGAAAATATGGATAAATCTCGCCTCACAAAAGGAAAAATTGGTATTCCACTCGGGCTTAATATGTATGAGAATCTGCCCTTTTGGCATACATTATTAAGTGAGTTAGGTTACGAAGTCATTGTTTCAGATGTAAGCACACGCAAGACCTTTGCACTAGGGCAACACACGATTCCAAGCGATACTGTGTGCTATCCGGCAAAGCTCCTGCACGGACATATTGAGAATCTCCTCAAAAAAGGTGTGGACAAAATCTTTTATCCTTGTATGAGTTATAGTTTTGCTGGTGATGAGAAGCATAAGGATTCAAGCACAAATAACTACAACTGCCCTGTGGTAGCCTACTATCCGGAATTGCTTAATGCTAATGTCGATGCGTTGCGCGAAGTCAAGTTCTTTTATCCTTATTTTGGTTTGCATAAAAAAGATGATTTTAGAAAAAAAGGATTTGAGTTTTTTAAAAAAGAACTTGGTGTGGATAAAAAGGCATTCTTACAAGCTGTGGATAAGGCTTATGAAGTGCGTAATGAATGGCTTAGCGATATTAAGGAGCAAGGAGAAAAAGCCTTGCACTTTGCACGAGCAAATAAACTTAAAGCCATTGTGCTATGTGGGCGACCCTATCATATCGACCCAGAGATTAATCACGGCATTGACAAGCTGATTAACTCTTTAGGGCTTGTCGTGCTTAGCGAGGATAGTGTAGATCATTTGGCAGAGGCGGGAGAGCTGCATATCCTCAATCAATGGAGCTACCATTCTCGCCTTTATAACGCGGCAGCCTTTGTAAGCGCTGATGATAATCTCGAGCTCGTGCAGCTTGTAAGTTTTGGCTGTGGGATAGATTCTATTACCACTGATGAAGTGCGTGAGATTTTGGAATCTCACGGCAAATTCTACACCCAGCTAAAGATTGATGAGATTAGCAATCTCGGTGCGGTGAAAATTAGAATCCGCTCATTGCTTGGAGCTATGGAAGAAAAACAAGCACAAAAAAACACAAAAGTACTGCTTGAAAAAACACAAATACTTGAAAACATCTTAATATAA